A genomic region of Miscanthus floridulus cultivar M001 chromosome 3, ASM1932011v1, whole genome shotgun sequence contains the following coding sequences:
- the LOC136547095 gene encoding O-fucosyltransferase 36-like, which yields MDRGPSVSDEDDDLETLVPQNHAKPTSPSARSRSPPSSFSVAALRPALPSSAASLGRVLWSRRYLVLFVSLPLLFLILFVSFGGASSLRLPASIRLPSAAPAADPAASRMREAELHALYLLRSQRSGLLSLFNRTAAPTNGSAPAPISLSDLQSALESQIKINREIQAALLSSHRSGSGNATDDGLDLDLPFAGCRKRELPANRRTIEWNPKKDRFLLAICISGQMSNHLICLEKHMFMAALLGRTLVVPSQKVDYQYDRVLDINHINDCIGRKIVITYEEFVEKRKKVAIDQFICYAASPPCFLDEDHIKKLKGLGISLGKIEAAWPEDAKLKEPKKRFVGDIAPKFSTEAEVLAIGDMFYADVEDEWLNQPGGPLAHKCKTLIQPSRLILLTAQRFVQTFLGGNYIALHFRRHGFLKFCNVKKESCFFPIPQAAECILRIVEKANAPVIYLSTDAAESETNLLQSLVVFNDRQVPLVERPEHDSSEKWDALLHRNHMGGDTQVDAMLDKTICALSNVFIGSSGSTFTEDIFRLRRGWGSASHCDEYLCQGELPNYIAELD from the exons ATGGACCGCGGCCCTTCCGTctccgacgaggacgacgacctcGAGACCCTCGTACCGCAGAACCACGCCAAGCCCACATCCCCCTCAGCCCGCTCCCGCTCGCCGCCCTCCTCGTTCAGCGTCGCCGCGCTCCGCCCGGCGCtcccctcctccgccgcctccctcGGGCGCGTCCTCTGGTCCCGCCGCTACCTCGTGCTCTTCGTCTCCCTCCCGCTCCTCTTCCTAATCCTCTTCGTCTCCTTCGGGGGCGCGTCCTCCCTCCGCCTGCCGGCCTCCATCCGCCTCCCCTCCGCCGCACCCGCCGCCGACCCCGCGGCCTCTCGCATGCGCGAGGCCGAGCTGCACGCGCTCTACCTCCTCCGCTCCCAGCGCTCCGGCCTCCTCAGCCTCTTCAACCGCACCGCCGCCCCCACCAACGGCTCTGCCCCCGCGCCCATCTCGCTCTCCGATCTCCAGTCCGCGCTCGAGAGCCAGATCAAGATCAACCGCGAGATCCAAGCGGCGCTCCTCTCCTCGCACCGCTCCGGGTCCGGCAATGCGACCGACGACGGCCTGGATCTCGATCTCCCTTTCGCCGGGTGCAGGAAGAGGGAATTGCCGGCCAACCGGCGGACCATTGAGTGGAACCCCAAGAAAGACCGGTTCCTCTTAGCCATCTGCATCTCCGGGCAAATGTCCAACCACTTGATTTGCTTGGAGAAGCACATGTTCATGGCAGCGCTTCTTGGCCGTACCCTGGTGGTGCCCAGCCAGAAGGTGGATTACCAGTACGATCGGGTGCTTGATATCAACCACATTAATGATTGCATTGGGAGGAAGATTGTGATCACCTATGAGGAGTTTgtggagaagaggaagaaagtgGCCATCGATCAGTTCATATGCTACGCAGCCTCGCCTCCATGTTTCCTTGATGAGGACCATATTAAGAAGCTGAAAGGACTGGGTATTTCTCTGGGCAAGATTGAGGCAGCTTGGCCAGAGGATGCGAAGCTGAAGGAGCCAAAGAAGAGATTTGTTGGGGATATTGCACCAAAGTTTTCGACAGAGGCTGAGGTCCTTGCCATTGGCGACATGTTCTATGCCGATGTGGAGGATGAGTGGCTGAATCAACCTGGTGGTCCATTGGCTCACAAGTGCAAGACTTTGATTCAACCAAGTAGGCTCATTCTGCTCACTGCTCAACGCTTCGTCCAGACTTTCTTGGGAGGAAACTATATTGCTTTGCATTTTCGACGGCACGGATTCCTTAAATTCTG TAATGTGAAGAAAGAGAGCTGCTTCTTCCCCATCCCTCAGGCGGCAGAATGCATTCTGCGAATCGTTGAGAAGGCTAATGCACCTGTGATATATTTATCTACCGATGCTGCTGAGAGCGAAACAAATCTTCTGCAGTCCTTGGTTGTATTCAACGACAGACAAGTCCCTCTTGTGGAGAGGCCAGAGCACGACAGCTCTGAGAAATGGGATGCCTTGCTACACAGAAACCACATGGGTGGAGATACTCAG GTTGACGCGATGCTTGACAAGACGATCTGTGCACTATCAAACGTATTCATAGGATCATCAGGGTCCACCTTCACGGAGGACATCTTCCGGTTGCGGAGGGGCTGGGGATCAGCGTCGCACTGTGACGAGTACCTCTGCCAGGGTGAGCTGCCCAACTACATAGCAGAGTTAGACTGA